From the Gordonia bronchialis DSM 43247 genome, one window contains:
- a CDS encoding Pls/PosA family non-ribosomal peptide synthetase, protein MVAVSVQIPPQFLLSTQAAAPRTLCDVLSETAARFPDAPAIDDGDQALSYTQLVAVVRRAAVRLTEAGVGRGSRVGIRMPSGSRDLYVAILSTLYAGAAYVPVDADDPEERATLVFGEARVDAIIDADGIHATGHSADTGPADPELPTVDDDAWIIFTSGSTGTPKGVAVSHRSAAAFVDAEAQMFLRDNPIGPHDRVLAGLSVAFDASCEEMWLAWRNGACLVPAPRSLVRSGMDLGPWLVQRDVTVVSTVPTLASLWPPEALEAVRLLIFGGEACPPELAERLAVGGREVWNTYGPTEATVVACAAPLDGTPPVRIGLPLAGWDLAVVGPDDQPVAEGEVGELVIGGVGLARYLDPAKDAEKYAPMTTLGWERAYRSGDLVRLDPDGLIFMGRADDQVKVGGRRIELGEIDNALQHLPGVSGAAAAVRKSAAGNSLLVGYLVSADPDFDVARARDELSRALPAAMVPRLAVVDELPTRTSGKVDRNALPWPLPGAPADDAAPELDAHTAWLAQQWTDVLGVTISDPDADFFAEGGGSLSAAQLVTAVRARYPDVTVADLYDHPRLGSMAEMLAARTSAAVVVERQVTPTPRRAGLAQIALSVPLTTLTGLQWATWLGVVNNVAILVTDGLDRSVPWLIEVNWWVLLVAFLLFITPPGRMLIAAIGSRLLLAGVGPGEYPRGGSVHLRLWVAERLLEASGAANLSGAPWMIYLARALGAQIGRGVDLHTIPPVTGLLSIGEGASVEPEVDLSGWWIDGDVVHIGEIVIKRGASIGARSTLMPGAVIGGDAEVAPGSAVFGRVKARQHWAGSPAIKVGKAGHPWPDHRPRRGPLWVPIYGVSSMVLAAIPLISLGAGLAVIGTWALHADRLRDVGRRALILLPAATLTSLLVFAVITVVLVRLLSLRLEKGYHPVRSRVGWQVWMTERLLDSARTYLFPLYASLLTPSWFRLLGAKVGKGTEISTALVLPKFTTIGDGAFLADDTMVASYELGGGWLHIDEAKIGKRSFLGNSGMTGPGRKVPKNGLVAVLSATPDRAKSGSSWLGSPPVRLRRTAAEIDTSRTFDPPTKLKVARAVIETLRLVPVMVSFGLGIFMLLGLQYIASQSHYGIAALVSGLLLLVAGVCACCIAAAAKWLVVGRIRVSEHPLWSSFVWRNELSDAFVETVAAPWFANAATGTPILNLWLRMLGAHIGRGVWCETYWLPEADLVTLGDGATVQRGCVVQTHLFHDRVMAIDTVRLGAGATLGPHCVALPASGLGDSATVGPASLVMRGDVVPAHTRWQGNPIAPWEK, encoded by the coding sequence ATGGTGGCGGTAAGCGTGCAGATCCCTCCTCAGTTCCTGCTGTCCACGCAGGCTGCAGCCCCGCGCACCCTCTGCGACGTGTTGTCGGAGACCGCCGCCCGGTTTCCCGATGCGCCCGCCATCGACGATGGTGACCAGGCTCTCAGTTACACCCAGCTCGTCGCCGTCGTCCGCCGCGCCGCCGTCCGGCTGACCGAGGCGGGCGTGGGCCGCGGTTCTCGCGTCGGCATCCGCATGCCGTCGGGCTCGCGTGACCTGTACGTCGCCATCCTCTCGACGTTGTATGCCGGAGCCGCCTACGTGCCGGTCGACGCCGACGACCCGGAAGAACGCGCCACCCTGGTCTTCGGGGAGGCGCGGGTGGACGCCATCATCGACGCCGACGGCATCCATGCCACCGGGCACTCCGCCGACACCGGCCCGGCCGACCCCGAACTGCCCACCGTCGACGACGATGCCTGGATCATCTTCACCTCCGGGTCCACCGGAACGCCGAAGGGTGTGGCGGTCAGCCATCGCAGCGCCGCCGCCTTCGTCGACGCCGAGGCGCAGATGTTCTTGCGCGACAACCCAATCGGGCCGCATGACCGGGTGCTGGCCGGATTGTCGGTGGCCTTCGACGCGTCGTGCGAGGAGATGTGGCTGGCCTGGCGCAACGGAGCCTGTCTGGTGCCGGCACCGCGGTCGCTGGTGCGCAGTGGCATGGACCTCGGTCCATGGCTGGTACAGCGCGACGTCACGGTGGTCTCCACGGTGCCGACGCTGGCGTCGCTGTGGCCGCCGGAAGCGCTGGAGGCGGTGCGCCTGTTGATCTTCGGCGGTGAGGCCTGCCCACCCGAACTGGCCGAACGCCTCGCCGTCGGCGGCCGCGAGGTGTGGAACACCTACGGCCCCACCGAGGCCACCGTGGTGGCCTGCGCCGCCCCGCTCGACGGCACGCCACCGGTCCGCATCGGCCTGCCGCTGGCCGGCTGGGACCTGGCCGTCGTGGGACCCGACGACCAGCCCGTCGCCGAAGGCGAAGTGGGCGAACTGGTCATCGGCGGTGTGGGACTCGCGCGCTACCTCGACCCGGCGAAAGACGCCGAGAAGTACGCCCCGATGACCACCCTCGGGTGGGAACGCGCTTATCGCAGTGGGGATCTCGTCCGCCTCGACCCCGACGGCCTGATCTTCATGGGCCGCGCCGACGATCAGGTCAAGGTCGGTGGCCGGCGCATCGAACTCGGCGAGATCGACAATGCGCTGCAACATCTGCCGGGAGTCAGCGGGGCCGCGGCGGCGGTCCGCAAGTCCGCGGCGGGCAACAGCCTGCTGGTCGGGTACCTGGTGTCGGCCGACCCCGACTTCGATGTGGCCCGCGCCCGCGACGAACTGTCCCGCGCACTGCCCGCGGCGATGGTCCCGCGACTGGCCGTCGTCGACGAATTGCCCACGCGCACATCCGGAAAGGTCGATCGGAACGCTCTACCGTGGCCGTTGCCCGGGGCGCCGGCCGACGACGCCGCACCCGAACTCGACGCCCACACCGCCTGGCTGGCGCAGCAGTGGACCGATGTCCTCGGGGTCACCATCTCCGACCCCGACGCCGACTTCTTCGCCGAAGGTGGCGGATCGCTCTCGGCCGCGCAACTCGTCACCGCGGTCCGCGCCCGCTACCCCGACGTCACCGTCGCCGACCTCTACGACCATCCCCGCCTGGGTTCGATGGCCGAGATGCTGGCCGCCCGCACCTCGGCCGCCGTCGTCGTCGAACGGCAGGTGACGCCGACGCCGCGCCGGGCCGGCCTCGCGCAGATCGCGTTGTCGGTGCCGCTGACCACGCTCACCGGACTGCAGTGGGCCACCTGGCTCGGGGTGGTCAACAACGTCGCGATCCTGGTGACCGACGGGCTCGACCGGTCGGTGCCGTGGCTCATCGAGGTCAACTGGTGGGTGCTGCTGGTGGCGTTCCTGCTGTTCATCACCCCGCCCGGACGCATGCTGATCGCCGCGATCGGCTCCCGGCTGCTGCTCGCCGGCGTCGGGCCCGGCGAGTACCCGCGCGGCGGCAGCGTGCACCTGCGACTGTGGGTGGCCGAGCGGCTGCTCGAGGCCAGCGGCGCCGCGAATCTGTCCGGCGCGCCGTGGATGATCTACCTGGCCCGGGCGCTCGGCGCGCAGATCGGCCGCGGCGTGGACCTGCACACCATTCCCCCGGTCACCGGCCTGCTCAGCATCGGCGAGGGCGCCTCGGTGGAACCCGAGGTCGACCTGTCCGGATGGTGGATCGACGGCGACGTCGTCCACATCGGCGAGATCGTGATCAAGCGGGGGGCGTCCATCGGCGCCCGGTCCACACTGATGCCCGGCGCGGTCATCGGCGGCGACGCCGAGGTCGCACCCGGATCGGCGGTCTTCGGGCGGGTCAAGGCGCGGCAGCACTGGGCCGGTTCACCGGCGATCAAGGTGGGCAAAGCCGGTCATCCGTGGCCGGATCACCGGCCCCGACGCGGTCCGCTGTGGGTGCCGATCTACGGGGTGTCGTCGATGGTGCTGGCCGCCATCCCGCTGATCTCGCTGGGCGCCGGACTCGCCGTCATCGGCACCTGGGCGCTGCACGCCGACCGGCTGCGCGACGTCGGTCGCCGAGCCCTGATCCTGCTGCCCGCAGCCACCCTGACCAGTCTGCTCGTCTTCGCGGTGATCACCGTCGTGCTGGTGCGGCTGCTGTCGCTGCGCCTGGAGAAGGGGTATCACCCGGTGCGTTCGCGTGTCGGGTGGCAGGTGTGGATGACCGAGCGTCTGCTGGATTCGGCCCGCACCTATCTGTTCCCGCTGTATGCGAGCCTGCTCACCCCGTCGTGGTTCCGGTTGCTCGGCGCCAAGGTCGGCAAGGGCACCGAGATCTCGACCGCGTTGGTGCTGCCGAAGTTCACCACCATCGGCGACGGCGCCTTCCTCGCCGACGACACCATGGTCGCGTCCTACGAGCTGGGTGGCGGCTGGCTACACATCGACGAGGCGAAAATCGGCAAGCGGTCGTTCCTGGGGAACTCCGGGATGACCGGCCCGGGACGCAAGGTACCCAAGAACGGTCTGGTCGCGGTGTTGTCGGCGACGCCGGATCGGGCCAAGTCGGGGTCGAGCTGGCTGGGGAGCCCGCCGGTCCGGTTGCGCCGCACCGCCGCCGAGATCGACACCTCGCGCACCTTCGACCCGCCGACAAAACTGAAGGTGGCCCGCGCGGTCATCGAGACGCTGCGGCTGGTCCCGGTGATGGTGTCCTTCGGGCTGGGCATCTTCATGCTGCTGGGCTTGCAGTACATCGCCAGCCAGTCGCACTACGGCATCGCCGCACTGGTGTCGGGGCTGCTGCTCCTGGTGGCCGGCGTGTGTGCCTGCTGCATCGCCGCGGCCGCAAAATGGCTTGTGGTGGGCCGCATCCGGGTCAGCGAACATCCGCTGTGGAGTTCCTTCGTGTGGCGCAACGAGCTGTCCGACGCCTTCGTCGAGACCGTCGCGGCGCCGTGGTTCGCCAACGCCGCGACCGGCACCCCGATCCTGAACCTGTGGCTGCGGATGCTGGGGGCCCACATCGGGCGCGGCGTCTGGTGCGAGACCTACTGGCTCCCCGAGGCCGACCTGGTGACCCTCGGCGACGGCGCAACCGTGCAGCGCGGGTGTGTGGTGCAGACCCACCTCTTCCACGACCGGGTGATGGCCATCGACACAGTCCGCCTGGGAGCCGGCGCGACGCTGGGCCCGCACTGTGTGGCACTGCCCGCGTCGGGTCTCGGCGACTCGGCGACGGTGGGCCCGGCCTCGCTGGTCATGCGTGGCGATGTGGTTCCGGCGCACACCCGCTGGCAGGGCAATCCGATTGCGCCGTGGGAGAAGTGA
- a CDS encoding HdeD family acid-resistance protein, with translation MTFAVYTKQIPDEFVNAVRTAMIVTSVIGIVLGIVAIVWPGPTTVVLGFLFGIALIVAGLFRIYQAFAATFLSVGWRALLGVLGLIVLVAGVIAVTSPEDAVWLLALFIGIGWIFQGVSDLYAAFSGSAHAPKWYLIISGVISVLAGIVLAAVPWALGVFVWVAGIMLIVVSVATLLTLPKKVDDAQTV, from the coding sequence ATGACATTCGCTGTGTACACCAAGCAGATCCCGGACGAGTTCGTCAACGCCGTCCGCACGGCCATGATCGTCACCTCCGTCATCGGCATCGTCCTGGGGATCGTCGCCATCGTGTGGCCGGGGCCCACCACGGTCGTGCTGGGTTTCCTGTTCGGCATCGCACTCATCGTCGCCGGGCTCTTCCGCATCTACCAGGCGTTCGCCGCAACCTTCCTCAGCGTTGGGTGGCGGGCACTGCTCGGGGTGCTGGGCCTCATCGTTCTCGTGGCCGGGGTGATCGCGGTGACCAGCCCCGAAGACGCCGTGTGGCTGCTCGCGCTGTTCATCGGAATCGGTTGGATCTTCCAGGGCGTCTCCGACCTTTATGCCGCCTTTTCCGGCTCGGCTCACGCCCCCAAGTGGTACCTGATCATCTCCGGCGTCATCTCGGTCCTGGCCGGCATCGTGCTCGCGGCGGTGCCGTGGGCGCTCGGGGTGTTCGTGTGGGTCGCCGGCATCATGCTGATCGTCGTCAGCGTCGCGACGCTGCTCACGCTGCCGAAGAAGGTCGACGACGCGCAGACCGTCTGA
- a CDS encoding thioesterase family protein, with protein MATIGFFDRSDDDRLFPTRFSRSMWAPGTLNGPAVCAIAARHAEVEYGETGFRPARFTIDLFKAAREIPTTTRGRLTRAGGRIRVAEVDVVQFPADGPDDGVIVARSTTVFLRDSVNPPGDRWSRPDDAVTFRPPTVGDDDYFPRFASDVDDVPGDWDSNMGNHQNGHRKRLWSRAAPAVAGESLTPFQQAVISAESTSLVCNWGSTGIGFINCDLTVALSRLPVGARIGVEADSHVENDGISVSTSGLYDEHGMFGTGLVTAVNNAAAEIDFTSVDTSERYREA; from the coding sequence GTGGCCACCATCGGATTCTTCGACCGCAGCGACGACGACCGCCTGTTCCCCACCCGGTTCTCGCGCAGCATGTGGGCCCCCGGCACCCTCAACGGCCCGGCGGTGTGCGCGATCGCCGCCCGCCACGCCGAGGTCGAGTACGGCGAGACCGGATTCCGGCCGGCGCGGTTCACCATCGACCTGTTCAAAGCGGCCCGGGAAATCCCCACGACGACGCGCGGCCGGCTCACCCGAGCGGGTGGGCGAATCCGGGTGGCCGAGGTCGACGTGGTCCAGTTTCCCGCCGACGGCCCCGACGACGGCGTGATCGTCGCGCGCAGTACCACGGTCTTCCTGAGGGACTCGGTCAACCCGCCGGGCGACCGGTGGTCGCGACCCGACGATGCGGTCACCTTCCGTCCACCGACCGTCGGCGACGACGACTACTTCCCCAGGTTCGCCTCCGACGTCGATGATGTTCCGGGTGACTGGGACTCCAACATGGGCAACCACCAGAATGGTCACCGCAAACGTCTGTGGTCACGAGCGGCGCCCGCGGTGGCCGGCGAGTCGCTGACACCCTTTCAGCAGGCCGTGATCAGCGCCGAATCGACGAGCCTGGTCTGCAACTGGGGCTCGACGGGGATCGGCTTCATCAACTGCGACCTGACCGTCGCCCTCTCCCGTCTGCCGGTCGGCGCGCGGATCGGGGTGGAGGCCGATTCGCATGTCGAGAACGACGGCATCTCGGTTAGTACGTCGGGCCTGTATGACGAGCACGGGATGTTCGGAACCGGGCTGGTGACCGCGGTGAACAACGCCGCCGCCGAGATCGACTTCACCAGTGTCGACACCTCGGAGCGCTACCGCGAGGCCTGA
- a CDS encoding DUF4185 domain-containing protein: protein MNRSLTRLRLGLGVSALTLAMTVGLAVTPSTAQAANAAGPASIVNRLTGPFSMNDTVARYNIVGTDLGVMWDNGHGEILTAFGDTQSFNGWSLLYGQLFYWRSNVLLRSTDRNLADGMTFTSHAGPPGHAKRLLKPNLRREITIIPTAGVAANGAQYMTVMSVKHWGDPGIWLTNWSGLVKSTDNGRNWKAVNAFRPNGGGNKKFQMGAFLKVGKTVYYYGTPDGRWGAVYLAKVDESDIENLGKWEYFSYGRWVRNNPDASTPIMAAPTGEMSVAWNDYLGKYVSLAQGDIGVKLRTADKPEGPWTSGELVIPSADPYTGYAPYIHPWSKGSTLYFTYSISLGYQVYLMRLPLKKG from the coding sequence ATGAATCGGAGCCTCACACGACTACGACTGGGATTGGGTGTCTCGGCCCTGACCCTGGCCATGACGGTTGGCCTCGCGGTCACGCCGTCCACTGCCCAGGCCGCCAATGCGGCCGGACCGGCATCGATCGTCAACCGGCTGACCGGACCGTTCTCGATGAACGATACCGTCGCGCGGTACAACATCGTCGGCACCGATCTGGGTGTCATGTGGGACAACGGGCATGGTGAGATCCTGACCGCCTTCGGCGACACACAGTCGTTCAACGGATGGTCGTTGCTCTACGGCCAGCTCTTCTACTGGCGCTCCAACGTGTTGCTGCGCAGTACCGACCGCAATCTGGCCGACGGCATGACCTTCACCAGTCACGCCGGTCCGCCCGGACACGCCAAGCGTCTGCTCAAGCCGAACCTGCGTCGCGAGATCACCATCATCCCGACCGCCGGGGTCGCCGCCAACGGTGCGCAGTACATGACCGTCATGTCGGTGAAGCACTGGGGCGATCCGGGCATCTGGCTGACCAACTGGTCGGGGCTGGTGAAGTCCACCGACAACGGCCGGAACTGGAAGGCCGTCAACGCCTTCCGGCCCAACGGCGGCGGCAACAAGAAGTTCCAGATGGGCGCCTTCCTCAAGGTCGGCAAGACCGTGTACTACTACGGCACCCCCGACGGACGGTGGGGCGCAGTCTATCTGGCCAAGGTCGACGAGTCCGACATCGAGAACCTCGGCAAGTGGGAGTACTTCTCCTACGGCCGCTGGGTGCGCAACAACCCCGACGCGTCCACCCCGATCATGGCCGCACCGACCGGTGAGATGTCGGTCGCCTGGAACGACTACCTGGGCAAATACGTCTCGCTCGCCCAGGGCGACATCGGCGTCAAGCTGCGCACCGCCGACAAGCCGGAGGGGCCGTGGACCTCTGGTGAGCTGGTCATCCCGTCGGCCGATCCCTACACCGGTTATGCGCCCTACATCCACCCGTGGTCCAAGGGCAGCACGCTGTACTTCACGTACTCGATCTCGCTGGGATACCAGGTGTACCTGATGCGGTTGCCGCTCAAGAAGGGCTGA
- a CDS encoding DUF305 domain-containing protein, translated as MHTNPIQRRIIVTAGGAIALCGLAFGAVGCSASDNATGSSSSASAPASTHNDADVTFNSMMIPHHQQAVEMAELVNGRTTNPQLIALATRIKNAQQPEIDQMTARLKSWGVDPSTDEHSTGHGGHGDMSGMMSEADMAALRAASGAEFDTRWINMMIQHHMGAIAMADTEIAEGSDPASKALAAQIKSTQQAEIDEMGRIGG; from the coding sequence ATGCACACCAACCCAATTCAGCGTCGAATCATCGTCACCGCCGGTGGTGCGATCGCCCTGTGCGGACTCGCCTTCGGCGCCGTCGGCTGCTCCGCCTCGGATAACGCGACCGGCTCGTCGAGTTCGGCGTCGGCGCCGGCATCAACGCACAACGACGCCGACGTCACCTTCAACTCGATGATGATCCCGCACCACCAACAGGCCGTGGAGATGGCCGAGCTGGTCAACGGCCGGACCACCAACCCCCAATTGATCGCTCTCGCAACGCGAATCAAGAACGCGCAGCAACCCGAGATCGATCAGATGACCGCGCGATTGAAGTCGTGGGGCGTCGACCCGTCGACCGATGAGCACTCGACTGGCCACGGTGGCCACGGCGACATGTCGGGCATGATGTCCGAGGCGGACATGGCGGCTCTGCGCGCTGCGTCGGGTGCGGAGTTCGACACGAGGTGGATCAACATGATGATTCAGCACCACATGGGTGCGATCGCCATGGCCGACACCGAGATCGCTGAGGGCTCCGACCCGGCATCCAAGGCCCTTGCCGCGCAGATCAAGTCGACGCAGCAGGCCGAGATCGACGAGATGGGCCGCATCGGCGGCTGA